One genomic window of Vulpes vulpes isolate BD-2025 chromosome 11, VulVul3, whole genome shotgun sequence includes the following:
- the LOC112912423 gene encoding olfactory receptor 52A5-like yields MFKLNGTIFMPPVLTLIGIPGLESVQFWIGIPFCAMYIASLFGNSLILVIIKSERSLHEPMYLFLAMLGATDIALSTCILPKMLGIFWFHLPDIYFDACLFQMWLIHTFQGIESGILLAMALDRYVAICFPLRHATIFTHKFLTKIGVGVTLRAALLGAPCLILIKCRLKHFWTTVVSHSYCEHMAIVKLAAEDIRVNKIYGLFVAFIILGLDIIFITLSYIRIFITVFNLPQREARLKAFNTCIAHICVFLEFYLLGFFSFFTHRFGFHIPPYIHILLSNLYLLVPPLLNPIVYGVKTKQIRDRVSKIFHSKIPS; encoded by the coding sequence ATGTTCAAGCTCAATGGCACGATCTTCATGCCCCCGGTGCTGACACTGATTGGGATTCCCGGCTTGGAGTCTGTGCAGTTCTGGATTGGAATTCCTTTCTGTGCCATGTATATTGCATCTCTATTTGGGAATTCCTTGATCTTGGTCATCATCAAATCAGAACGCAGCCTCCATGAGCCCATGTATCTCTTCCTGGCAATGCTTGGAGCAACAGACATTGCTCTCAGTACCTGCATCCTACCAAAAATGCTAGGCATCTTCTGGTTTCATCTGCCTGACATATACTTTGATGCCTGTCTCTTTCAGATGTGGCTCATACATACCTTCCAAGGCATTGAATCAGGAATTCTGCTGGCCATGGCCCtggaccgctatgtggccatctgtttTCCCCTGAGACATGCAACCATCTTTACACACAAATTTCTCACTAAAATTGGAGTGGGAGTGACGCTCAGAGCAGCCCTCCTTGGAGCTCCATGTCTCATCCTCATCAAATGTCGGCTGAAACACTTCTGGACCACTGTGGTCTCCCATTCATACTGTGAGCACATGGCCATTGTGAAGTTGGCAGCAGAAGACATTCGGGTCAACAAGATCTATGGTCTCTTTGTGGCTTTCATTATACTTGGTTTAGACATAATTTTTATAACACTCTCCTACATCCGAATATTTATAACTGTCTTCAATCTGCCTCAGAGGGAAGCTAGGCTCAAAGCCTTCAACACCTGCATTGCCCATATTTGTGTCTTCCTTGAGTTTTATCTCCTtggtttcttctccttctttacACACAGGTTTGGGTTCCATATTCCACCCTACATTCATATTCTTCTGTCCAACCTTTACCTGCTTGTCCCTCCTTTGCTCAATCCCATAGTGTATGGGGTGAAGA
- the LOC112912421 gene encoding olfactory receptor 52A5-like, translated as MFKLNGTIFMPPVLTLIGIPGLESVQFWIGIPFCAMYIASLFGNSLILVIIKSERSLHEPMYLFLAMLGATDIALSTCILPKVLGIFWFHLPDIYFDACLFQMWLIHSFQCIESGILLAMALDRYVAICDPLRHASIFTHKLLTQIGVGVTLRAAIFAAPCLILIKCRLKHFRTTVVSHSYCEHMAIVKLAAEDIRVNKIYGLFVAFIILGLDVVFITLSYIRIFITVFNLPQREARLKAFNTCIAHICVFLEFYLLGFFSFFTHRFGFHIPPYIHILLSNLYLLVPPLLNPIVYGVNTKQIRDGVTKIFHSKNPS; from the coding sequence ATGTTCAAGCTCAATGGCACGATCTTCATGCCCCCGGTGCTGACACTGATTGGGATTCCCGGCTTGGAGTCTGTGCAGTTCTGGATTGGAATTCCTTTCTGTGCCATGTATATTGCATCTCTATTTGGGAATTCCTTGATCTTGGTCATCATCAAATCAGAACGCAGCCTCCATGAGCCCATGTATCTCTTCCTGGCAATGCTTGGAGCAACAGACATTGCTCTCAGTACCTGCATCCTACCAAAAGTGCTAGGCATCTTCTGGTTTCATCTGCCTGACATATACTTTGATGCCTGTCTCTTTCAGATGTGGCTTATCCATTCCTTCCAGTGCATTGAATCAGGAATTCTGCTGGCCATGGCCCtggaccgctatgtggccatctgtgaTCCCCTGAGACACGCATCCATCTTTACACACAAACTTCTCACTCAGATTGGAGTGGGAGTGACACTCAGAGCAGCCATCTTTGCAGCTCCATGTCTCATCCTCATCAAATGTCGGCTGAAACACTTCCGGACCACTGTGGTCTCCCATTCATACTGTGAGCACATGGCCATTGTGAAGTTGGCAGCAGAAGACATTCGGGTCAACAAGATCTATGGTCTCTTTGTGGCTTTCATTATACTTGGTTTAGACGTAGTTTTTATAACACTCTCCTACATCCGAATATTTATAACTGTCTTCAATCTGCCTCAGAGGGAAGCTAGGCTCAAAGCCTTCAACACCTGCATTGCCCATATTTGCGTCTTCCTTGAGTTTTATCTCCTtggtttcttctccttctttacACACAGGTTTGGGTTCCATATTCCACCCTACATTCATATTCTTCTGTCCAACCTTTACCTGCTTGTCCCTCCTTTGCTCAATCCTATAGTATATGGGGTGAATACTAAACAGATTCGAGATGGAGTGACTAAAATTTTCCACTCTAAAAATCCATCTTGA